One stretch of Pelmatolapia mariae isolate MD_Pm_ZW linkage group LG3_W, Pm_UMD_F_2, whole genome shotgun sequence DNA includes these proteins:
- the tkfc gene encoding triokinase/FMN cyclase, whose amino-acid sequence MEPQKKLINSAESCVDEALLGLVRASGGLSLLKGHRVVLRSDLENLKGKVALLSGGGSGHEPAHAGYIGAGMLSAAVAGGVFASPPPGSILAAILSLHNAGASGVLLIVKNYTGDRLNFGLAAEQARNQGVTVDMVIVAEDCAFDQPSKAGRRGLCGTVFIHKLAGALAEEGCSLDQIVSKVTEILKGIGTLGVSLSPCSVPGCLPSFDLPPGDMELGLGIHGEPGIKRSKVASADEVLKTMIDHMTNPSSQSHLPLKSADSVVVCVNNLGALSCLEMAVVTRSAIICLESRGVVVARVMSGLFMTSLEMAGVSLTLMRADKETLRLIDAKTTAPAWPNLSSVCLSGRSYITEPQTTIKRPQDEKHSEGPLSPVMHTALEKICSTLLEKQEELNSLDRASGDGDCGNTHAQAARAIQEWLQGHVVPGCPGQLLSVLAGLVQEKMGGSSGALYSLFLTAAAGHVTEGRSNAAAWATAMNAGTEAMKKYGGAAPGDRTMLDALCPAVDELIKLATAPSGGHMAVLQSAVKKAASGAEATRDLKARAGRASYISPNLVSLPDPGAVAVATILKAILEVLEGQK is encoded by the exons ATggag CCCCAGAAGAAGTTGATCAACTCAGCAGAGAGTTGCGTGGATGAAGCCCTCCTCGGCCTCGTCAGGGCCTCCGGGGGCCTCTCTCTGCTAAAGGGCCACAGGGTCGTGCTTCGGTCCGACCTCGAAAACCTCAAGGGAAAAGTGGCCCTCCTCTCTGGAGGGGGGTCAGGCCATGAGCCCGCACACGCAG GTTATATCGGAGCAGGGATGCTGTCGGCGGCTGTTGCAGGAGGAGTGTTTGCATCGCCGCCTCCTGGCAGTATCCTTGCTGCCATTCTCTCCTTGCACAATGCAG GAGCCTCCGGGGTCCTTCTCATTGTGAAGAACTACACTGGTGACCGCCTTAACTTTGGATTGGCTGCGGAGCAAGCTCGTAACCAGGGCGTTACTGTTGACATGGTGATAGTTGCGGAAGACTGCGCCTTTGACCAACCAAGTAAGGCTGGAAGAAGAGGCTTGTGTGGCACTGTCTTCATACATAAG CTGGCTGGTGCTTTAGCAGAAGAGGGCTGCTCATTGGATCAGATTGTTTCCAAGGTGACGGAGATTTTAAAGGGGATCG GCACTCTGGGGGTGAGTCTGTCTCCATGCAGCGTTCCCGGCTGCCTGCCTTCCTTCGATCTACCGCCAGGAGACATGGAGCTCGGGCTGG GTATCCACGGGGAACCTGGAATAAAGAGGTCAAAG GTGGCCTCTGCTGATGAGGTGCTCAAGACCATGATAGACCACATGACCAACCCAAGCAGCCAATCGCATCTGCCGCTGAAATCAG CAGACAGTGTGGTTGTGTGCGTGAACAACCTTGGAGCTCTGTCTTGCCTAGAGATGGCTGTGGTGACTAGATCGGCCATCATCTGCCTGG AAAGCCGTGGAGTGGTGGTTGCCAGGGTGATGTCTGGGTTGTTCATGACCTCTCTAGAGATGGCAGGAGTGTCGCTGACCCTGATGAGGGCTGACAAGGAAACACTGAGGCTGATAG ATGCTAAGACTACTGCCCCTGCCTGGCCAAACctcagcagtgtgtgtttgagcggACGCAGCTACATCACAGAACCACAAACAACCATCAAACGGCCACAAGATGAGAAGCACTCTGAAG GACCACTTAGTCCTGTGATGCATACAGCCTTGGAGAAGATTTGCTCCACTCTGTTGGAAAAGCAGGAGGAACTCAATTCCCTTGATCGTGCTTCCGGGGATGGAGACTGTGGTAATACTCATGCTCAGGCTGCTAGAG CCATTCAGGAGTGGCTTCAAGGACATGTGGTCCCCGGTTGCCCCGGGCAGCTGTTATCGGTCCTTGCTGGATTGGTGCAGGAGAAAATGGGCGGGTCTTCAGGAGCG TTGTACAGTCTGTTCCTCACTGCGGCAGCCGGTCATGTGACCGAGGGGCGGAGCAATGCTGCAGCCTGGGCCACTGCTATGAATGCTGGAACAGAAGCAATGAAAAA ATATGGTGGTGCCGCCCCTGGAGACAGAACAATG CTGGATGCTTTGTGCCCTGCAGTTGATGAACTGATTAAGCTGGCCACAGCTCCATCTGGTGGACACATGGCTGTACTGCAAAGTGCTGTGAAG AAAGCTGCTTCAGGAGCGGAGGCAACTCGTGACCTTAAAGCCAGGGCTGGGAGAGCCAGCTACATCTCACCCAACCTGGTCAGCCTGCCAGACCCTGGTGCTGTAGCTGTGGCAACCATCTTGAAAGCTATTCTGGAGGTGCTAGAGGGGCAAAAGTGA